The Algoriphagus sanaruensis genome window below encodes:
- a CDS encoding ABC transporter ATP-binding protein → MKIQLTEASKRFQYEWIFKNLNLHLQSGDSLAVTGSNGSGKSTLLKCIAGSIPLSSGKITWANEQNEIPSSDWYQKLSISAPYLELPEEFTLSELLDFHFQFKTPIPEISISEMVKTMYLDQHANKPVSQFSSGMKQRVKLSLALFSDCPVVFLDEPTSNLDARGIAWYLELIKNFGLNRILIICSNEPREFEFCTKKIKLEEYK, encoded by the coding sequence ATGAAAATCCAACTGACTGAAGCTTCAAAGCGCTTTCAATACGAGTGGATTTTCAAAAATCTAAATCTCCATCTCCAATCCGGAGATAGTCTCGCAGTCACAGGAAGTAATGGATCCGGAAAGTCAACATTATTGAAATGCATTGCCGGATCCATTCCTTTAAGCTCTGGAAAAATAACCTGGGCCAACGAACAAAACGAAATCCCTTCCTCGGACTGGTATCAAAAGCTTAGCATTTCAGCTCCCTACCTTGAGCTGCCAGAAGAATTTACTTTAAGCGAACTTCTGGATTTTCATTTTCAGTTTAAAACTCCAATCCCCGAAATTAGCATCTCAGAAATGGTGAAAACGATGTATCTGGATCAACATGCTAATAAGCCTGTGTCCCAGTTTTCATCGGGAATGAAACAACGAGTTAAATTAAGTTTAGCTCTCTTTTCTGATTGTCCTGTGGTTTTCCTTGATGAACCCACCTCAAATTTGGATGCTCGAGGAATTGCCTGGTACTTGGAGTTGATTAAAAACTTTGGATTGAATCGAATTTTGATCATTTGCTCCAATGAACCACGGGAATTTGAGTTTTGTACCAAAAAAATAAAACTTGAGGAGTATAAGTAG
- the lpxA gene encoding acyl-ACP--UDP-N-acetylglucosamine O-acyltransferase encodes MISPLTHISPKAQLGENVHVDPFTMIHDDVIIGENTWIGSNVTIYPGARIGKNCKIFPGAVIAGIPQDLKFQGEESTVIIGDNTTIRECVTISRGTVDKQTTVVGSNCLLMAYVHVAHDCVIGSHVIIANSVQIAGHVSIDDWAIIGGSSAIHQFVKIGMHSMISGGSLVRKDVPPFTKAAREPLSYAGVNSLGLRRRGFSSETISHIQEVYRYLFLNSMNNSRALEEIEINLPATKERDEILNFIRSSERGVMKGYIN; translated from the coding sequence ATGATCAGTCCGCTAACACATATCAGCCCAAAGGCCCAGCTCGGAGAAAACGTGCATGTCGATCCATTCACCATGATTCACGACGATGTGATCATCGGAGAAAACACTTGGATAGGATCGAATGTAACCATCTACCCTGGTGCTAGGATCGGAAAGAATTGTAAAATTTTCCCAGGAGCAGTAATCGCTGGTATTCCCCAAGATTTAAAATTCCAAGGGGAAGAATCTACCGTCATCATAGGTGACAATACGACCATCCGAGAGTGTGTCACTATTTCAAGGGGCACTGTCGACAAGCAAACTACTGTGGTAGGAAGCAACTGTTTATTGATGGCTTATGTACACGTGGCGCATGATTGTGTGATTGGTTCTCATGTGATTATTGCCAATTCTGTTCAAATCGCAGGACATGTTTCGATTGATGATTGGGCAATTATTGGGGGAAGTAGTGCGATCCATCAATTTGTAAAAATCGGGATGCACAGTATGATCTCTGGTGGATCGCTTGTCCGAAAAGATGTGCCACCATTTACCAAAGCTGCCCGTGAGCCACTTTCCTATGCTGGGGTAAATTCATTGGGACTTCGAAGAAGAGGGTTTTCAAGCGAAACAATTTCTCATATTCAAGAAGTCTACCGTTACCTCTTCCTCAATAGCATGAATAATAGCAGGGCCTTGGAAGAAATTGAAATCAACCTCCCAGCTACCAAAGAGCGGGATGAAATTTTGAATTTCATCCGAAGTTCTGAGCGAGGTGTAATGAAAGGATATATCAATTAA
- a CDS encoding bifunctional UDP-3-O-[3-hydroxymyristoyl] N-acetylglucosamine deacetylase/3-hydroxyacyl-ACP dehydratase produces the protein MKVKQHTIKKQVELSGVGLHTGVVSNMTFLPAPPNHGIKFQRVDLEGRPTVDADCDLVVDVSRGTTLEQNGARVYTVEHVLAALVGLEIDNVLIQLDGPEPPIMDGSSIQFIEVLEDAGFEEQNALRRFFEVQESIQYKDPAREVEMVALPTDNYRVTVMVDYNSPVLGSQHASITDISQFKPEIASCRTFCFLHELEMLYNSNLIKGGDLNNAIVVVDRVVEKEELAHLAKMFNKQSVEVKKEGILNNVDLRYRNEPARHKLLDVVGDLALVGRPLKAQILAARPGHAANVAFAKKIKRAMEKAGASHIPHYDPKLPPVMDINQISNILPHRYPFQLIDKIIYLDETVVAGVKNVTMNEPFFMGHFPGNPVMPGVLQVEAMAQTGGILVLSTVDDPENYWTYFLGIENCKFRKMVLPGDTLIFKCELLAPIRRGIAKMRGEAYVGNTLVCEAVMTASITRKDA, from the coding sequence ATGAAAGTAAAACAGCATACTATAAAAAAGCAGGTGGAATTATCTGGCGTGGGTCTCCACACCGGAGTAGTTTCTAACATGACTTTTCTTCCAGCACCACCAAACCATGGAATTAAGTTTCAAAGGGTTGACTTAGAAGGAAGACCTACTGTTGATGCGGACTGTGACTTGGTGGTAGATGTATCAAGAGGAACTACCCTAGAGCAAAATGGAGCGAGAGTTTACACTGTAGAGCATGTTTTAGCTGCTCTTGTAGGCCTGGAAATTGATAATGTGCTGATCCAATTGGATGGACCAGAACCTCCGATCATGGATGGCTCTTCTATTCAATTCATTGAGGTTTTGGAGGATGCCGGTTTTGAAGAGCAAAATGCCTTAAGAAGATTTTTTGAAGTTCAGGAAAGTATTCAATACAAGGATCCTGCTCGAGAGGTAGAGATGGTTGCACTTCCAACTGATAACTACCGAGTAACTGTAATGGTGGATTACAACTCTCCGGTTTTGGGAAGTCAGCATGCATCTATTACAGATATCAGCCAGTTTAAGCCTGAAATTGCATCATGCCGGACCTTTTGCTTTTTGCATGAATTAGAAATGCTCTATAACTCTAACCTGATCAAGGGAGGAGATCTCAATAACGCCATTGTTGTTGTTGACCGTGTGGTTGAAAAAGAAGAATTGGCGCACTTGGCAAAAATGTTCAACAAGCAATCCGTAGAGGTCAAAAAAGAAGGCATTCTAAATAATGTGGACTTACGCTATAGAAATGAACCAGCAAGACACAAACTTCTGGATGTAGTTGGCGATTTGGCGCTAGTCGGAAGACCTTTGAAAGCCCAAATTTTAGCAGCTCGACCAGGCCATGCGGCTAATGTGGCTTTTGCTAAAAAAATAAAGCGTGCGATGGAGAAAGCTGGTGCTTCTCATATCCCGCATTATGACCCCAAGCTGCCTCCAGTAATGGATATAAACCAAATCAGCAATATCCTTCCACATCGATACCCTTTTCAGTTAATTGATAAGATTATCTATTTGGACGAGACGGTTGTTGCAGGGGTAAAAAATGTCACCATGAATGAACCTTTCTTTATGGGACATTTTCCAGGAAACCCAGTTATGCCAGGCGTATTGCAAGTCGAAGCAATGGCGCAGACTGGTGGAATTTTGGTTCTTTCTACAGTAGATGATCCAGAAAATTACTGGACCTACTTTTTAGGAATTGAGAATTGCAAATTCAGAAAGATGGTCCTTCCAGGAGATACCTTGATTTTTAAATGTGAACTTTTGGCTCCGATCCGCAGGGGAATTGCGAAAATGAGGGGTGAAGCTTATGTAGGCAACACCCTGGTTTGTGAAGCGGTAATGACAGCCAGCATTACAAGAAAAGACGCATGA
- the lpxD gene encoding UDP-3-O-(3-hydroxymyristoyl)glucosamine N-acyltransferase has translation MEFTLGQLAALLGGTVEGDLSQKVNRLDKIQEGKTGGISFLSNEKYEPFLYETQATAVIVSEGFVPNRTFSTTLIRVKDAYLGFTTLLEAYAQFSKNALSGVEEPSFLGTGSTMGDQGYRGAFSYIGKNCIIGNHVKIHPHAYIGDRVRIGDHTIIHSGAKICADTVVGSNCEIHPGAVIGADGFGFAPQPDGTYKGIPQIGNVILEDFVSIGANTTIDCATMGSTIIKKGAKIDNQVQIAHNVIIGENTVIAAQAGISGSTEIGANCVIAGKAGIVGHIKIADKTTIGANTGISKSIKNSGQTLFGYMAMDMKEFLKSYTHFKNLDQLAQRIKELEKKG, from the coding sequence ATGGAATTTACCTTAGGGCAATTAGCCGCACTTTTAGGTGGAACAGTAGAAGGAGATCTCTCACAAAAGGTCAATCGACTAGATAAAATCCAAGAGGGAAAAACAGGCGGGATTAGTTTTCTTTCCAATGAGAAATATGAACCGTTCTTATATGAAACCCAAGCCACCGCGGTGATCGTTTCAGAAGGATTTGTGCCAAACCGCACTTTCTCTACTACCCTAATTCGAGTAAAAGATGCCTATTTAGGATTCACTACGCTGCTCGAAGCTTATGCGCAATTTTCTAAAAACGCACTTTCCGGTGTAGAAGAACCGTCTTTTCTGGGAACAGGTAGCACGATGGGAGATCAAGGTTATCGAGGAGCCTTTTCTTACATCGGAAAAAATTGCATCATAGGTAATCATGTGAAAATTCATCCTCATGCTTACATCGGAGATCGTGTCAGGATCGGAGATCACACCATCATCCACTCTGGCGCAAAAATTTGTGCGGATACAGTCGTTGGTTCGAATTGTGAAATTCATCCGGGAGCCGTCATCGGAGCAGATGGATTTGGTTTTGCCCCACAACCTGACGGTACTTACAAAGGAATTCCTCAAATCGGAAATGTCATCTTGGAAGATTTTGTTTCCATTGGAGCCAACACGACCATTGACTGCGCAACCATGGGCTCTACAATCATTAAAAAAGGAGCAAAAATTGACAATCAGGTTCAAATAGCCCACAATGTCATCATTGGGGAAAATACGGTGATTGCTGCTCAGGCGGGAATTTCTGGCTCCACAGAAATTGGCGCAAACTGTGTCATTGCAGGTAAGGCCGGCATTGTAGGCCATATCAAAATAGCAGATAAGACCACCATTGGTGCAAATACTGGCATCAGTAAATCCATTAAAAATTCAGGACAAACACTCTTTGGCTACATGGCTATGGACATGAAAGAGTTTTTAAAGTCCTATACCCACTTTAAAAATCTGGACCAACTCGCCCAGCGAATCAAAGAACTGGAAAAAAAGGGCTAA
- a CDS encoding HD domain-containing protein has product MKSQKILNDPVYGFITIPSELIFTIIDHPYFQRLRRIKQLGLTDFVYPGALHTRFHHALGAMHLMSITLDNLRNKGTEISDQEYEAALIAILLHDIGHGPFSHALEYSILKGIPHEELSLITIQLLNQELNGQLNLAIQIFKNEYPRKFLNQLVSSQLDIDRLDYLQRDCFFTGVSEGTIGADRIIKMMAVKDEQLVIEEKGIYSIENFLSARRLMYWQVYLHKTTVSAEKMLINLIQRAKVLATSGMAFQVTDELGFFMKETISLEDFKKDHTLLEKFLSLDDYDIWGAIKMWKKHEDYVLRNISQMFLTRNLYKINLSNEPFGSEDLEEMKIKTQRKLQIPDTDIDYFFSSGKVSNYGYLAKDKINILTKKGKVMDVATAADLPNIKVMSKIVEKHYVCKAKSLILNP; this is encoded by the coding sequence GTGAAAAGCCAGAAAATACTCAACGACCCAGTTTATGGGTTTATCACGATTCCGAGTGAACTCATCTTCACGATCATTGACCACCCTTACTTTCAGAGGTTACGCCGGATCAAACAATTAGGTTTGACTGATTTTGTCTATCCCGGAGCACTGCATACCCGATTTCATCATGCCCTCGGAGCTATGCACCTGATGAGCATTACGTTAGACAATCTTCGAAACAAAGGAACAGAAATCTCAGATCAGGAATATGAAGCTGCATTGATCGCAATTTTGCTTCATGACATTGGACATGGTCCATTTTCTCATGCTTTAGAATACAGCATTTTGAAAGGTATTCCGCACGAAGAACTTTCCTTAATAACCATTCAGCTGTTGAATCAAGAGTTAAATGGCCAATTAAATCTTGCCATTCAAATTTTCAAAAATGAATATCCTCGAAAATTCTTAAATCAATTGGTGTCGAGTCAGCTCGATATCGATCGATTAGATTACTTGCAGAGGGATTGCTTTTTTACCGGGGTTTCTGAAGGGACTATTGGAGCAGACCGGATCATCAAAATGATGGCTGTAAAAGACGAGCAACTAGTAATCGAAGAAAAAGGAATCTATTCCATAGAAAACTTCCTCAGTGCTCGAAGATTGATGTATTGGCAGGTGTACTTGCACAAAACTACCGTCAGCGCTGAAAAAATGCTCATTAACCTCATCCAACGTGCAAAAGTATTAGCTACTTCAGGAATGGCTTTTCAGGTGACTGATGAGCTTGGTTTTTTTATGAAGGAGACGATCTCATTAGAAGATTTCAAAAAAGATCACACGCTTTTGGAAAAATTCCTGAGTCTAGATGATTATGACATTTGGGGAGCGATAAAAATGTGGAAAAAGCATGAAGATTATGTTTTGAGAAATATTTCTCAGATGTTTCTCACTCGTAATTTGTATAAAATCAATCTTTCCAATGAACCTTTTGGCTCAGAAGATTTGGAGGAAATGAAAATCAAAACCCAACGGAAATTACAAATCCCAGATACGGACATTGACTATTTTTTCTCCTCTGGAAAAGTGAGTAATTACGGCTACCTCGCCAAAGACAAAATCAATATCCTCACCAAAAAAGGAAAAGTGATGGATGTCGCCACTGCCGCCGATTTACCGAATATCAAAGTGATGAGTAAGATCGTAGAGAAACATTACGTTTGTAAAGCCAAAAGCCTAATTTTAAACCCATAA
- a CDS encoding PglZ domain-containing protein, which translates to MSQKFHILWADDEIDLLKPHILFLQQKGCEIATVNSGIDAIEEVEEKNFDVIFLDEMMPGMTGLETLQHIKQLKPQIPVVMITKSEEEHIMDDAIGGKIADYLIKPLNPSQIWLSVKKILQNRQLIESKTTQSYQQEFMQISLALGDANDHQDWADLYRKLTFWELQIDETESKNMQEVLETQKAEANSSFARWVKDNYLDWMTEKNKDKPLLSHQVIREKVFPHLNASKPLFFIVIDNLRLDQWEEIEPLLSPYFTVEEKETYFSILPTTTAFARNALFSGMMPLDMARFYPNLWEDEDTEEGKNNFEEDWIKINLEKNRIAGKFSYHKILQSHQGKAIVDQFHTMMQNSLNVLVYNFVDMVSHARTDMKMIRELAPDESAYRSLTKSWFEHSSLFDLLKKIHHVGAEVIITTDHGTKRVNKPYRIIGDKNVTTNLRYKQGKNLNFEPGKVFEIKKPEEAKLPKLNVSSSYVFAVEDYFFAYPNNYNYYVNYYKDTFQHGGISLEEMIIPIVRLSPKS; encoded by the coding sequence ATGTCTCAAAAATTCCATATTCTCTGGGCAGATGATGAAATCGATTTGCTCAAACCTCACATCCTTTTCTTGCAACAAAAAGGTTGTGAGATTGCTACGGTCAATTCGGGAATTGATGCAATTGAAGAAGTGGAGGAGAAAAATTTTGACGTAATTTTTTTGGATGAAATGATGCCCGGAATGACCGGACTCGAAACCTTGCAGCATATCAAGCAGCTAAAGCCTCAGATTCCTGTCGTAATGATCACCAAATCCGAGGAAGAACATATCATGGATGATGCGATCGGAGGGAAAATCGCTGACTACCTGATCAAGCCTCTTAATCCAAGTCAAATCTGGCTTTCAGTTAAAAAAATTCTTCAAAATCGTCAACTCATTGAAAGCAAGACGACGCAAAGTTATCAGCAGGAATTTATGCAAATCAGCCTTGCGCTCGGGGATGCAAATGATCATCAGGATTGGGCGGATTTGTATCGAAAACTGACTTTTTGGGAACTCCAGATCGATGAGACTGAAAGTAAAAACATGCAGGAGGTTCTAGAAACTCAAAAAGCTGAGGCAAATTCCTCATTTGCCCGTTGGGTCAAGGACAATTACCTGGATTGGATGACTGAAAAAAATAAGGATAAGCCTTTGCTTTCCCATCAGGTGATCCGGGAAAAAGTGTTTCCTCACTTAAATGCATCTAAACCTTTGTTTTTCATAGTAATCGATAATCTTCGGCTAGATCAATGGGAGGAAATTGAACCTTTGTTATCTCCTTATTTTACAGTCGAAGAAAAGGAAACGTACTTTAGTATCTTACCTACTACCACTGCATTTGCTCGAAATGCACTTTTTTCAGGAATGATGCCGCTCGATATGGCTCGATTTTATCCAAATCTTTGGGAAGACGAAGATACAGAGGAGGGTAAAAATAATTTTGAGGAGGATTGGATCAAGATCAATTTGGAAAAGAACAGGATTGCTGGGAAATTTTCCTACCACAAGATTCTTCAAAGCCATCAAGGAAAAGCGATCGTGGATCAGTTTCACACGATGATGCAGAACTCCTTAAATGTCTTGGTGTACAATTTTGTGGATATGGTTTCGCATGCACGCACAGACATGAAGATGATTCGAGAGTTGGCTCCGGATGAATCTGCCTACAGATCATTAACCAAAAGTTGGTTTGAGCACTCCTCACTTTTTGATTTACTGAAGAAAATTCACCATGTAGGAGCAGAGGTTATTATAACTACGGACCACGGTACCAAGCGAGTAAATAAGCCCTATCGAATCATTGGAGACAAAAATGTGACTACCAATTTGCGTTATAAACAAGGGAAAAATCTCAATTTTGAACCGGGAAAAGTATTTGAAATCAAAAAGCCAGAAGAGGCTAAGCTTCCAAAGTTGAATGTTTCCAGTTCTTACGTTTTTGCAGTGGAGGATTATTTCTTTGCCTATCCCAACAATTACAATTATTATGTCAACTATTACAAAGATACCTTTCAGCATGGAGGAATATCTTTGGAAGAAATGATCATTCCGATCGTTCGACTGAGTCCAAAATCGTAA
- the tsaE gene encoding tRNA (adenosine(37)-N6)-threonylcarbamoyltransferase complex ATPase subunit type 1 TsaE gives MNTFTYSLEELDQAAAWVIQKAKEQPIWLFQGEMGAGKTTLIRSLAKAFQVEDSVSSPTFGIVNEYHTKTGEPIYHFDFYRLEDPAEALDIGIEEYFYSGNRCWIEWAEKISEYLPEEFVLLKISSLSPQSRQITLLFSQDAQ, from the coding sequence TTGAATACTTTTACCTATTCGCTAGAAGAGCTGGATCAAGCGGCTGCTTGGGTTATTCAAAAAGCTAAAGAGCAACCTATTTGGCTCTTTCAAGGAGAAATGGGGGCAGGAAAAACCACACTGATAAGATCCCTGGCCAAAGCCTTTCAGGTAGAAGATTCTGTCAGTAGTCCGACCTTTGGCATTGTCAATGAATATCATACCAAAACAGGCGAACCTATTTATCATTTTGATTTTTATCGTTTGGAAGATCCCGCTGAGGCCTTGGATATCGGAATAGAAGAGTATTTTTATAGTGGCAATCGTTGCTGGATCGAATGGGCTGAGAAAATTTCAGAGTATTTGCCTGAGGAATTTGTCCTTTTGAAAATATCTTCACTTTCTCCCCAATCACGACAAATCACCCTATTATTTTCCCAAGATGCCCAGTGA
- a CDS encoding alanine dehydrogenase has translation MSELTAVGLIPKESPALVKKGGSPLQVGLPKEISAQEKRIVLTPESVGLLTNCGIQVAVESGAGLQAKFKDQDYADAGARIVYSHKEALAADVVLKVDAPTLEEIGDMSPGSCLISALQIEKQSAEFIKALNEKKITAVAFEYLEDKVGGMPVVRAMSEIAGSTVMLIAAEYLSSVHDGKGLILGGVTGVPPTQVVIIGAGTVAEYAARTALGLGANIKVFDNHIYKLRRIKQLLGQQIYTSTLDNFGLSQALAEADVVIGALRAEKGRNKIVVTEEMVANMIHGSIIIDVGIDQGGCFETSRMTTHDEPVYKVHDIIHYCVPNIASRVARTASYSLSNIFTPIVLHMNDLGGAEEMIFNYKWFLRGVYTYRGSLTNAYLGKKFGLNHKELQLLLAARY, from the coding sequence ATGAGTGAACTGACAGCTGTAGGATTGATTCCTAAAGAATCCCCTGCTTTAGTTAAAAAAGGAGGATCTCCACTTCAAGTGGGATTGCCTAAGGAGATTTCTGCTCAAGAAAAGCGAATCGTATTAACCCCTGAGTCGGTAGGCTTACTAACCAATTGCGGAATTCAGGTTGCAGTAGAATCAGGAGCAGGGCTGCAAGCAAAGTTTAAGGATCAAGACTACGCTGACGCTGGTGCAAGAATTGTTTACTCCCATAAGGAGGCTCTTGCTGCAGACGTGGTATTGAAAGTAGACGCTCCTACACTTGAAGAAATTGGGGATATGAGTCCAGGTTCTTGTTTGATTTCTGCATTGCAGATTGAAAAGCAAAGCGCGGAGTTTATCAAAGCCTTAAATGAAAAGAAAATTACAGCGGTTGCTTTCGAGTACTTGGAGGATAAAGTAGGAGGCATGCCGGTGGTGAGAGCTATGTCAGAGATCGCAGGAAGTACTGTGATGCTGATAGCAGCCGAATATCTTTCAAGCGTTCATGATGGAAAGGGACTCATACTTGGTGGTGTTACGGGAGTGCCTCCCACTCAAGTGGTGATCATTGGGGCGGGAACCGTTGCGGAATATGCGGCTCGAACAGCCTTAGGTCTTGGAGCTAATATCAAGGTTTTCGATAATCACATTTATAAATTAAGGAGGATCAAGCAATTGCTTGGACAGCAGATTTACACCTCCACCTTGGATAATTTTGGACTTAGTCAAGCATTAGCCGAGGCAGATGTGGTGATTGGTGCTTTGAGAGCTGAAAAAGGCCGAAATAAAATTGTGGTGACTGAAGAAATGGTTGCCAATATGATTCATGGGAGTATCATTATTGATGTGGGAATTGACCAAGGAGGTTGCTTTGAGACTTCCCGAATGACTACTCATGATGAACCTGTTTACAAGGTTCATGATATCATTCATTATTGCGTTCCAAATATTGCCTCCCGAGTTGCTAGAACGGCTTCTTATTCCCTAAGCAATATTTTTACACCCATTGTCCTCCACATGAATGATCTTGGAGGAGCAGAGGAGATGATTTTTAATTACAAATGGTTTTTGAGAGGAGTTTATACCTACAGAGGTAGCTTGACCAATGCATATTTGGGGAAAAAATTTGGTCTAAATCATAAAGAGCTGCAATTGTTGCTTGCAGCTCGTTATTGA
- a CDS encoding response regulator: METTPSEKIKILYVDDEENNLQAFKATFRRDYKIFLAISAKEGLEILKNEEIEIIITDQRMPEITGVEFLESVIPQHPKPIRLLLTGYTDIQAVIDAINKGQVYHYLTKPWEEDYLRTVIKNAFEIYSLRRENERLTEALVKANEQLEFLLRQNLLS, from the coding sequence ATGGAAACCACTCCTTCCGAAAAAATTAAAATTCTTTACGTCGATGACGAAGAGAACAATCTTCAAGCTTTCAAAGCTACTTTTCGAAGAGATTATAAAATTTTCCTAGCGATTTCTGCTAAGGAAGGTTTAGAGATTTTAAAAAATGAGGAAATCGAAATAATTATCACCGACCAACGGATGCCTGAAATTACAGGTGTAGAATTTCTCGAGAGTGTGATTCCTCAACATCCTAAACCAATCCGTTTGTTGCTTACTGGATATACAGACATTCAAGCGGTTATTGACGCAATTAACAAGGGCCAAGTGTATCACTACCTCACCAAACCTTGGGAGGAGGATTACCTTCGAACTGTCATCAAAAATGCCTTCGAAATTTATTCCTTAAGACGCGAGAACGAGCGCTTGACAGAAGCTCTGGTTAAAGCTAATGAACAATTAGAGTTCTTATTACGGCAAAACCTGCTTTCTTAA